One Sulfurimonas sp. HSL-3221 genomic window, GGTCTCTACAGAGACAAGGTCGTCGTCCTGTGCGACATGGCCGATTCGGGCAAGCAGCAGCAGGAGACGGCCGTCCGGCTCTTCTCGGGCCTACACATGCGGCTGCACTACATGCGCGCCCACGACCACGACCGCCACGCCGCGTTTATCAGCCACATGCCCCACGCCATCTCCTACTCCCTGGCCAATACGGTACTGAACCAGGAGGACAAATACAACATCCTCGCCCTGGCCGCGGGGGGCTTCCGCTCCATGAGCCGCCTGGCGAAGAGTTCGCCAAATATGTGGGAAGATATCTTCCGCCAGAACAAGGAGCATCTCCTCGAAGCGATCACCCTCTTCGAAAACGAACTAGACGCTATGAAAAAGGCGATCAAGGATGAAGCGTGGGAGGAGGTGCACAATCGCCTCGAGACCGGTAAAAAGCTGCACGAGATCCTCCTGTGACCGAAGCCAATACGATTCTCCCGCAGAATCTCCAGGACCTCATTGCCAACCTCTCCTTCGTGCAGGCCGTGCCGCTCGGGACCCAGCAGGGGATCCCCTTCGTCGCCGTCAAGGTCGCGGACAATAACAGTAAGCTCCTCGAAGACAACGCCGTCACCTGCGAGTTCAAACCCTCCATCTTCAACGTCGACTACAAAGGGCAGACCATCGCCCTCTGTATCGTCCAGTTCCGCCTCAACGGCTCCGACCGCCACATCTACACCGCCAGCTACGACCTGCACAACGACAAGCAGTACAGCGACTGCCACGACCTGCTCGCCATGACCCAGTACGGCCTGCTCGTCGCGACGAACGACGTCCACACCTTCTTGCAGTTCGACACGAACTTCGCCGGTACCTTCAACCCGCAGCAGATGATCAAAGAGGCCCGCGCAAACGCGACCGATTACGACCCCCTGCTCTTCGGCGAGGTCTCCTACGGTCTGACGATGCAGGCCGATACGCCTGCAAACCTCTGGGAGTACCTGGAGCAGATCGCCCCTGCCCTGCACCGCTGGTATGCCCGGATGCAGCTGGAATCCGAAAAGGTCGAATGAACGCCTTCGACGTCATCGTCGCCGGCAGCGGCGCCGCAGGCATGATGGCCGCCATCGTCGCGGCCCGGCAGGGCAATCAGGTGCTGCTGCTTGAAAAGCTCTCCAAACCCGGCGCCAAGCTCAAAGCCACCGGCGGCGGCCGCTGCAACCTCACCAATACCCTCGACAACACCGCCTTTATGGCCCGCTTCGGCCGCGACGGCCGCTTCATGACCCCGGCGCTGGAGGCCTTCGACCACAAAGCCCTGATCGCTTTTTTCGGTGAGATCGGCGTCAAAACCCACGCCCCCGACGGCTACCGGGTCTTTCCCGTTACCCATAGCGCGGAGACGATCCTCTCGGCATTGGAGAAGGAGCTTGAGCGCCTCGGGGTCGAGGTACGCTGCAATCAGAAAGTCATCTCCGTCGAGCATAACGGCGATCATGTCACCGGGGTGACGACGGAAACGGACGTCTTTGCCACCCCAAATGTCGTACTCGCCACCGGGGGGCTCGGCTACCCCCAGCTCGGCGCCGAAGGGGACGGCTACGCCCTCTCGCAGCAGGCGGGACACACCGTTACCGAGCTCTACCCCGCCATGATGCCGCTGAAAACCAAAGAGACCTGGGTAGAGCACTGCCGCGCCGATACGATCCC contains:
- a CDS encoding prephenate dehydrogenase produces the protein MTLGIIGLGLMGGSLGMDLRQLPFVNEVIGHDHNASHCATALELGLVDRVVDFDTVLQCDTIFLSVPVDGIMSILQQMPGRINADATVIDLGSTKARIVESIPESIRRNVIAAHPMTGTENFGPQAAVSGLYRDKVVVLCDMADSGKQQQETAVRLFSGLHMRLHYMRAHDHDRHAAFISHMPHAISYSLANTVLNQEDKYNILALAAGGFRSMSRLAKSSPNMWEDIFRQNKEHLLEAITLFENELDAMKKAIKDEAWEEVHNRLETGKKLHEILL
- a CDS encoding NAD(P)/FAD-dependent oxidoreductase, which encodes MNAFDVIVAGSGAAGMMAAIVAARQGNQVLLLEKLSKPGAKLKATGGGRCNLTNTLDNTAFMARFGRDGRFMTPALEAFDHKALIAFFGEIGVKTHAPDGYRVFPVTHSAETILSALEKELERLGVEVRCNQKVISVEHNGDHVTGVTTETDVFATPNVVLATGGLGYPQLGAEGDGYALSQQAGHTVTELYPAMMPLKTKETWVEHCRADTIPKVTIRVDLKKAKKLRATGDLIFTKTGIRGPAVLDFARDVTPLLETYGEVPLLINMTKGMSEDDLLKHFRAYQNDHPDAVTIDLVMTLLPEALSLQLCALAHADPQTMFNKLGGKVRDALLRLLAWTPLTVTGHDGFKMAMITRGGVSLKEIRPETMESKLIKGLYFCGELMNLDGPCGGYNLQWSFASGYLAGHLGALPTPQ